Below is a genomic region from Miscanthus floridulus cultivar M001 chromosome 1, ASM1932011v1, whole genome shotgun sequence.
ATCCACAGCAGTAAAACTGGTGTATAGCAGCACAGCCTTGAAACAAGTTGCTAATTGATGTACTGTGCCTCCTCTTTGGACTTGGATGCATTGTTGATGCCTTGCGCTTTTGGTCTTTTGTTTGTTGAATGAATACACACCAAATTTAGAATCTTGGGTCGGCACACCCTAAGCTAAAATTCTAGATACGCCTTCGAGGTATATCTAGCAGTGTTCATGATACGCTATATTGCTAATTTATTTTGTGATCCTACCATGGAGTTTTGCTGACGTGTTGATCACTATATCTGCTTGCAACTTTGCTAGTGAAGTAGTTACCCTTTGAATTGAAATTCATGCACTTGTTCACTGGATGCAGGCCCCTCAACAGATGTGGATCTTCGTCAGCACCCTCATCGGGGAGACCATCCGTCTCGAGGTTCTGGGTTCAGACACCATCAACGTGGTGAAAGCAAAGATTCAGGATCGGCACCGCCCCATTTATGATGGGAAGTGGCTGGACGACAGGCATACTTTGGACCATTACGAAAACCACAGTGGATGCAGCCTCATCCTAGATCTCAACAGCGGAGGGATGCGAATGCCAATCTTCATCAAGATGATGACAGGCAGAAGCAGAACCATCACCCTTGATGTCCAGAATACAGATACCATCAGCACTGTCAAGGCTATGATCTATTATATGGATGACATTCCATTGGACCAGCAACGCCTCACGTTTGATGGCAAGCAGCTGATTGACGGATGCTCtttggcttattacaacattggCAGGGAATCAACCATCTGTCTGGCACGGATGCAGGTGCAACTTATCGTGAAGAACCCCAGCTGTGGCAAGCCACTGACCCTCGAGGTCGCCCCATCAGAAACCGTTCGCAATGTCAACGCAAAAATTAAGCAGCAGTTCCAACTCATCCTTGATGACCAGCTCATGGAGGACTCTCGTAGTTTAGCCGATTACAACACTGAGAACCAATCAACTCTGCACCTTGATCTCCACTTCCAGAGCGGCACGCCGATGCCGATCTTCATCCAGAGGCACGGCAAGGAG
It encodes:
- the LOC136479964 gene encoding polyubiquitin-like, with product MSMVASELRSQFQAPQQMWIFVSTLIGETIRLEVLGSDTINVVKAKIQDRHRPIYDGKWLDDRHTLDHYENHSGCSLILDLNSGGMRMPIFIKMMTGRSRTITLDVQNTDTISTVKAMIYYMDDIPLDQQRLTFDGKQLIDGCSLAYYNIGRESTICLARMQVQLIVKNPSCGKPLTLEVAPSETVRNVNAKIKQQFQLILDDQLMEDSRSLADYNTENQSTLHLDLHFQSGTPMPIFIQRHGKERISLVVASSDSIKDIKAKIQDRIGIPCNSQLLTYHGKQLNDAFTLADYHVMNESEIKLEDHLGTGMHIFVKALAGEISIPLNVDAFDTISVIKAKIQDKQRLMISHKRLEDNRTLSDYNMAGSTIQLKLRSWSSMQVFVKDLRGNTITFEFESSDTIADIKERIHYMQHIPPREQRLIYAGRQLQDDHTLADYNISRYSTLHLLLRLRGGR